The following coding sequences lie in one Verrucomicrobiota bacterium genomic window:
- a CDS encoding 4-hydroxybenzoate octaprenyltransferase produces MARPSSILDFPSSILPLVRRWGGFVKFSHTIFALPFALASMVVAAREQRGWPGWRTFGLILAAMVCARTCAMAFNRIVDREFDKLNPRTATRHLPAGQISLPGAWTLCAASGLGLMVVSYFINSVCFYLSPLALLVICFYSLTKRFTDFTHFYLGVALALAPVGAWLAVRGTFGLQPFILALSVVAWLVGFDIIYALQDYEFDRKQGLRSLVVRWGPKNALMFAFLSHMVMWGLLGLFGLISNFRVAYLAGLLIILGSLLLEHWLARKRSLKWINVAFFRLNALISVVFLVVTVTEVVFPRFQVFR; encoded by the coding sequence ATGGCTCGGCCCTCCTCCATTCTCGATTTTCCATCCTCTATTCTCCCCCTCGTCCGCCGATGGGGAGGATTCGTCAAATTCTCCCACACCATCTTCGCTCTGCCCTTCGCCCTGGCTTCAATGGTCGTCGCCGCGCGGGAGCAACGCGGTTGGCCAGGCTGGCGCACGTTCGGATTGATCCTCGCCGCCATGGTTTGCGCCCGGACCTGCGCCATGGCGTTCAATCGGATCGTCGATCGCGAATTCGACAAATTGAATCCTCGCACCGCGACGCGCCATTTGCCAGCCGGCCAGATTTCGCTCCCAGGCGCCTGGACACTTTGCGCCGCCAGCGGCCTCGGTCTGATGGTCGTGAGCTACTTCATCAACAGCGTGTGTTTCTACCTTTCACCGCTAGCACTGCTCGTCATTTGCTTTTACTCGTTGACCAAACGCTTTACCGACTTCACGCATTTCTACCTGGGCGTCGCGTTGGCGCTGGCGCCGGTCGGGGCATGGCTGGCGGTTCGAGGCACGTTTGGGCTGCAGCCGTTCATTCTGGCGTTGTCCGTCGTGGCGTGGTTGGTGGGCTTCGACATCATCTACGCCTTGCAGGATTATGAGTTTGACCGCAAGCAAGGCCTGCGCTCGCTGGTGGTCCGATGGGGGCCGAAGAACGCGCTGATGTTTGCCTTTCTCTCGCACATGGTGATGTGGGGGTTGCTCGGCCTGTTCGGATTGATTTCAAACTTTCGCGTGGCATATTTGGCGGGCTTGCTGATCATCCTGGGCAGCTTGCTCCTCGAACATTGGCTGGCTCGCAAACGAAGTCTGAAATGGATCAACGTGGCCTTTTTCCGACTGAACGCGCTGATCAGCGTGGTGTTCCTGGTCGTGACCGTGACGGAAGTCGTGTTTCCCAGATTCCAGGTGTTTCGATGA
- a CDS encoding UbiX family flavin prenyltransferase — protein sequence MKILVAMTGASGTLYAQRLLDNLDGAQHEIHIVQSSYARAVIEQELPGGLRLPQGAQMHSVKSMNAPFASGSNPLDAMVVIPCTMGTLGRIAHGFSEDVLLRAADVMLKERKKLILVPRETPLNLVHVKNIELLVLAGAIVLPANPSFYTHPTTIEQVIDTVVARVLDHLGVPQSIMPRWQEERE from the coding sequence ATGAAAATCCTTGTGGCGATGACCGGAGCGAGCGGAACGCTGTACGCCCAGCGTTTGCTTGATAATCTCGACGGCGCTCAACACGAAATTCACATCGTGCAGAGCAGTTACGCCCGGGCGGTGATCGAACAAGAATTGCCCGGCGGTCTCCGTTTGCCGCAGGGCGCGCAGATGCACAGCGTCAAGAGCATGAACGCCCCCTTTGCCAGCGGCTCGAATCCCCTGGACGCGATGGTGGTGATTCCCTGCACCATGGGCACCCTGGGACGCATCGCGCACGGTTTTAGCGAGGACGTCCTGCTCCGCGCGGCGGACGTGATGCTGAAGGAACGAAAGAAACTGATCCTGGTGCCCCGGGAAACGCCTTTGAATCTGGTTCACGTCAAGAACATCGAATTGCTGGTCCTGGCCGGCGCGATCGTTCTGCCGGCGAACCCGTCCTTTTACACACATCCCACAACGATCGAGCAAGTCATTGACACCGTTGTCGCGCGCGTCCTGGATCACCTGGGAGTTCCGCAATCGATCATGCCGCGCTGGCAGGAGGAGCGGGAGTGA